GCTACAGTTACTCCCGAGACGGGCCCCTGCAGCCCCCCCGACTCTATGGCGGTGCCCTTTGCTCCGAGGGAGAACTCCCCCGTCACGGAGTTGACGGTATGAAGTCCCATGAAATCGGAAACATAAAGCCCTTTCGAGACCAGGGGAATCAAGGAGGAGGGGGAGGAAAGGTCCGGCTCCAGATACATGTTCGATAAATCCACGTCCGGAACGGTAGCCACCCCTCGGAAACCGTTCCCCGTAGAGGAAACTCCCGCTTTCTTGGCGTATTCCAAGCTGTAGAGAAAAGACTCCAACCGTCCCTCTCTCAAAAGAGAGGTTTTCCCGCAGGGGACACCCTCTCCATCCGCCGCGGACGATCCTATACCTCTGACCAGTCTTCCGTCGTCCACCAGATTGAGACAAGAGGCTCCCACCTTAGATCCAAGTCGACCTCTCAAGAGAGAGCGGTTCTTCTGTATCGACGACGCGAAAAACATATCCGAAATGGCATATAGGAGGGAGGAGGCTGCATCGGGAGACAGAACGAGATCGTATGCCCCCGTCGTAAGAGGTTTTCCTCCGAGAGTACGAACCGATTCAACGACGGCACGATCGGCTATATGAAGGTGATCCAGATCCTCAAGATATCTCCTCTCGTCTCCGAAACCACCCATCTCCATGGAATCTCCGTCCTCCGTAACGAGGGACATACCGGCGGACACGATGGTTCCCCTGTGCCACCTAGAGACACCGAAGGAGTTAGCGTAAAAGGATTCGCCGTATCCATCGCTCCACGACGAACTACGGATCGACAGGATCCTTCCGTCGGCATCGGAAGCCCTATTATGCATCTCCAGACATCTCTGAAGACGATCATCCCTGGCAAGTGAGGGGATTTCATCGTCCCATAGATCCAGATCGGACTCGTCAGAATCAGGCTGTTTCCTGGACATATCCACCGAATCGTTGGGCTCTCCCAGAGAGCAGTTGGATAAAGCCCACGAGACCATCTGGGATATACCGTCGGGATCGAGAGAGTTTACGCTGGCAAGACCCTGGGCACCTCTCGAATCCACCACCCTGAGGCCTATGCCCCCGGACTGGGAACTTCTGACATTCTCCACATTCCCATCCCTGAGAGAGACGGAACGGGAGACCGAATCGCCGTAGACCACGTCCGCCATGGCTGCTCCACCTTCGATGGACCTCTCGACGACGGAAAAAACTATCCTCTCTACCTCTTCCCTCTTCAGGCTCAAGAGTTATTAACCTCCTCCAGAACTACCTCCACACCACGGCGGAGATCCTTTTCGTCCATGTCGAGATGGGTGACCAGCCTTATGCGTCTGGGCTCCATAGCGTTGAGGAGGACGCCTTTATCGAGACATCTTCGGGAAAGTTCTTCGCTATCCGGGCCGGATTCGGGGAGATGGAAATATATCATGTTGGTCGCTCTGGTTCCCTCCGGCACGGACTCCACTATAAGATCGGCGGAAGAGAGAAGACCCTCCGCTATCGAGGCATTCTCGTGATCCTTTACGAGACGATCGACGTTTTTCTTTAACGCATAGATCCCGGCGGCGGCCATGAAACCAGCCTGTCGAAGCTCTCCGCCCACCATCTTTCTGGCGAACTTGGCCCTCGAGATAAACTCCTCCGATCCGCAAAGCAGAGCGCCCATAGGGGCTCCCAAACCCTTGGAAAGACAGAACTGAACCGAATCAACCGACGCAGTATACTCCTTCACGTCCACGTCCCACGCCGCTGCTGCGTTGAAGATTCTCGCTCCATCGAGATGAACTGCGAGTCCCATATCACGGCCCATCTCGACGGTCTTCTGAAACTCTACTGGTGAAACCGCAAGACCGCCTCTATCGTTATGGGTGTTCTCCAGACACAGAAGGGACGGCTGGGCAAAATGGACGTTTCTGATCGGACAGGCGTCTTTGACGCTCTCCGGAGAGGGAACTCCGGTTTCGTCGTCCAACACGTAGGGCAACACCCCGGTTATGGCGGAAAAACCGCCGCCTTCGTACCTGTAAATATGGGCCTTGTCTCCTACTAGGATAGCCTCTCCCCTCCTACAATGGGTTAAGGTGGACACAATATTTCCCATTATCCCGGAGGACACGAATAAAGCTGCCTCCTGTCCTACGAGTTCCGCAGCCAAAGACTCCAATTCGTTGACCGACGGATCGTCGTCGTACCCGGCATCTCCGACCGACGCCTCGAAGATGACTTTTCGCATCTCATCGCCAGGACAGGTTACCGTATCGCTTCTAAAATCGACGATTTTCATCTGTGATCCTCCCTCTAGGACATTATCTCTCGGTCCCCTATGATAGCATAGAGAAAGGGGAAGGCGACGGCCCTCCCCTTTTTATACAGCCGAGAACTGATTTAAAGCGAGATTCCGAGACGTGCCCAAGGAAGAAAATCTTCGGCCACGGGAACGCCCATGGAGACGCCTACTCGATTGGAACCGTGAAAATCGGAACCAGCGGTACAGTGCAATTCAAGCTCGGAGGCCAACCTCATATAGTTGAATATCTGCTCCGAATTATGATGTCTGGATATACACTCGAGCCCCCACAGCCCCAGTGCCTTCAGCTCCTTCAATATAGACCTCAGCTCTACCGGATCCTGGGAGGTCTGTATCGGATGGGCCAGACAAGCCACTCCGCCGGCCTTTTTTATCAAGGAGATACACATCTCGGGAGAAAGCCTCTTCCGGGAAACGTAACCGGGCATCCCCCTTTTGAGATAACGTTGAAAACACTCGGAGATGGAAGACGCATAGCCCTTTTTCATCATTGCCTTAGCCACATGAGGCCTCGTGACGACGTTACCGTGAGTCTCGGAAAGGACATCGTCCAACGTAAGCTCCACTCCGACGTCGCGAAGCCTGTCGATGATCTCCAGATTGCGCCTCTCCCTGTGATCCCTCAGGTCCTGCAATACCTCCACCAGCTCGGGAAAAGCTAGGTCGAAACCATATCCCAAGATATGCATGGTAGTCGGATAATCGGCAGACAGCTCCACCCCGGAGAGCGATTTTACCCCCAGCCTACGACATTCCCTCGTGAAAACGGGGACCCCATCGACTGTATCGTGATCCGTAAGACTTACAACCGAAATGCCGGATCTATGTGCCAGTTTAGCCAGCTTATCCGGAGGGACCGTCCCATCCGAACAGCTACTATGGGTGTGAAGGTCGACGAGGATCATAAAATCTATTCCTTGCCTTCGTCCTCTACAAGTCCCTCAATCTGGAAAAGAGCGGGAAGATCCAGAAGAACTATCAGACGACCGTCCTCCATCTTTGCGACTCCCCTCATGAACTCCTGATCCACAGCGGAATCGAGATCGGAAACCTGCTCGATCTGAGACTCGTAAATCGTGTTGACCTCTTTGACGTCGTCCACCAATATGCCGAACAAAACGTCCGAGTATTCGACCACTATTATCCTGGACTCGGAGGTCTCCTCGTTGGAGCCTTCCCCGATGCGCATGGATATATCCAAGACCGGCACGATGGTCCCTCTTAGGTTGATAACTCCCTTGATATGAGACGGAGCGTTGGGAACCCTGGTGACGATGGGAGGGACCCTGACGATCTCCCTGATATCCTGGACATCCAGACCGAAATTCTCCTCGTTCAATCCAAAGACCAGGATTATCTTTTCCTCTCCTTTATTGATACCCTCTGCGTACATATCCGCTTCGTTGATCTTCTGCTTCTCCTGAGTTGGGCTCATTTAACAGGACCTCCTCTGACAACCTATATAGAT
The window above is part of the Dethiosulfovibrio russensis genome. Proteins encoded here:
- a CDS encoding PHP domain-containing protein — encoded protein: MILVDLHTHSSCSDGTVPPDKLAKLAHRSGISVVSLTDHDTVDGVPVFTRECRRLGVKSLSGVELSADYPTTMHILGYGFDLAFPELVEVLQDLRDHRERRNLEIIDRLRDVGVELTLDDVLSETHGNVVTRPHVAKAMMKKGYASSISECFQRYLKRGMPGYVSRKRLSPEMCISLIKKAGGVACLAHPIQTSQDPVELRSILKELKALGLWGLECISRHHNSEQIFNYMRLASELELHCTAGSDFHGSNRVGVSMGVPVAEDFLPWARLGISL
- a CDS encoding TldD/PmbA family protein gives rise to the protein MSLKREEVERIVFSVVERSIEGGAAMADVVYGDSVSRSVSLRDGNVENVRSSQSGGIGLRVVDSRGAQGLASVNSLDPDGISQMVSWALSNCSLGEPNDSVDMSRKQPDSDESDLDLWDDEIPSLARDDRLQRCLEMHNRASDADGRILSIRSSSWSDGYGESFYANSFGVSRWHRGTIVSAGMSLVTEDGDSMEMGGFGDERRYLEDLDHLHIADRAVVESVRTLGGKPLTTGAYDLVLSPDAASSLLYAISDMFFASSIQKNRSLLRGRLGSKVGASCLNLVDDGRLVRGIGSSAADGEGVPCGKTSLLREGRLESFLYSLEYAKKAGVSSTGNGFRGVATVPDVDLSNMYLEPDLSSPSSLIPLVSKGLYVSDFMGLHTVNSVTGEFSLGAKGTAIESGGLQGPVSGVTVAGNLIDLLMKVSSVGRDLTFFGDVGSPSLVVRDVTLAGS
- a CDS encoding threonine aldolase family protein, which produces MKIVDFRSDTVTCPGDEMRKVIFEASVGDAGYDDDPSVNELESLAAELVGQEAALFVSSGIMGNIVSTLTHCRRGEAILVGDKAHIYRYEGGGFSAITGVLPYVLDDETGVPSPESVKDACPIRNVHFAQPSLLCLENTHNDRGGLAVSPVEFQKTVEMGRDMGLAVHLDGARIFNAAAAWDVDVKEYTASVDSVQFCLSKGLGAPMGALLCGSEEFISRAKFARKMVGGELRQAGFMAAAGIYALKKNVDRLVKDHENASIAEGLLSSADLIVESVPEGTRATNMIYFHLPESGPDSEELSRRCLDKGVLLNAMEPRRIRLVTHLDMDEKDLRRGVEVVLEEVNNS
- a CDS encoding chemotaxis protein CheW, whose protein sequence is MSPTQEKQKINEADMYAEGINKGEEKIILVFGLNEENFGLDVQDIREIVRVPPIVTRVPNAPSHIKGVINLRGTIVPVLDISMRIGEGSNEETSESRIIVVEYSDVLFGILVDDVKEVNTIYESQIEQVSDLDSAVDQEFMRGVAKMEDGRLIVLLDLPALFQIEGLVEDEGKE